GGCCAGGTCGGGACCCATCGGCTGCTGTGCGCTTCATGTCGGGTCAGGATTCCCGAGCTCTCGTTCGCGATTTGTGCCCGCTGCCTCGCCGCCGGCGAGAGCGAGCCGCTCTGCGCGCGTCACGCGCGGTATCAGGTCTGGCCGGCGTGGGTCTACGACGAGCGCTCGGCGCTGCTCATCGAGGCGCTGAAGTACGGCGGGCGGACGGATCTCGCGACCGCGCTGGCCCTCGAGCTGCGGCGGGCGATCCGCTCGATCGGCCACCTCGATCTGGTGATCCCGGTGCCGCTCCATCCCGCACGACTCCGCGAGCGCGGCTACAATCAGTCGCGCCTGCTCGCCGAAGCTCTGGCGCGCGAGGTGGGCGTCCCGCACCTGCCCGGCGCCCTGATCCGCCTGCGCGCGACCGCCGCCCAGGCGCGGCTCGGGCCCGCGGCGCGGCGCGCCAACGTGCGCGGCGCCTTCCGCGCCGCGACACCGCGCGCGCTCGAAGGCCGGCGCGTGCTGGTGGTGGACGACGTGCTCACCACCGGGGCCACCCTCGAGGCCTGCTTCGAAGCGTTGTCCGAGGCGGGAGCGCATCCGGTGGCGACGACGCTGGCCTGGGCTCAATAGCGTGACGCATCTTCACATTCCCGACGGGATTTTACCGCTCCGAATCTGGCTGCCGGGGCTGGCGCTGGCGCTGCTGGTGCTGGTGGTCAGCGCCTGGCTCACGCATCGCGAGACGCGGCCGAAGCTGGCCTTCCAGTCCTCGATCGGTGCGCTGATGCTGGCGGCGATGGCGATCGAGCTGCCGCTCGGCCCGCTCGAATACCACTTGAGCCTGCTCGGACCGGTCGGAGTCCTGCTCGGGCCGGCCGCGGCGTTCCAGGTGGTGTTCGTGGTGAGCGCGATGCTCGCGCTGGTCGGACATGGCGGGCTGACGGTGGTGGGCTGGAACGCGCTGGTGCTGGGCGCCGGCGCCGGCATCGCGCGGCCGATCGCGCGCGCTCTCTCGGCGCGCTTCGATCCGGCGGTGTCGATGGCGGCGGCGACCGCCTGCGCCCAGGCGCTGTCCGGCGCGCTGTGGGTGGCGGTGATGCTGGGCGGACTCCGGCTCGTCTCGCGCGGCCGCTGGCTGCACGACACCGGGACGCCGGTGCTGG
This genomic window from Candidatus Sulfotelmatobacter sp. contains:
- a CDS encoding ComF family protein; its protein translation is MTLGAFSAARESSRALARGLSDFLWPQRCAGCGGQVGTHRLLCASCRVRIPELSFAICARCLAAGESEPLCARHARYQVWPAWVYDERSALLIEALKYGGRTDLATALALELRRAIRSIGHLDLVIPVPLHPARLRERGYNQSRLLAEALAREVGVPHLPGALIRLRATAAQARLGPAARRANVRGAFRAATPRALEGRRVLVVDDVLTTGATLEACFEALSEAGAHPVATTLAWAQ
- a CDS encoding energy-coupling factor ABC transporter permease, giving the protein MTHLHIPDGILPLRIWLPGLALALLVLVVSAWLTHRETRPKLAFQSSIGALMLAAMAIELPLGPLEYHLSLLGPVGVLLGPAAAFQVVFVVSAMLALVGHGGLTVVGWNALVLGAGAGIARPIARALSARFDPAVSMAAATACAQALSGALWVAVMLGGLRLVSRGRWLHDTGTPVLAALAAPLWAAGVVIETLVALGLGRFLQRVRPDLLPGRAPLPGKDLAR